The Metamycoplasma gateae genome window below encodes:
- the ftsH gene encoding ATP-dependent zinc metalloprotease FtsH, with protein sequence MSDKHNQNKKEKKKIGLFGVIGIFIGIVALIVLILIIVDQIREASVQYQDISFLEKIIKETSKSSSDSLYISNWVENTYADTLSITVFGSSHELSNLLGIHNYPFTTYSFTVNISGLLERELPSSVIKWVSENQPINNYFEAIKWTTTNEQNVISNISSTPAPKAGIYERFISPAVNIIFIGVIIIAIAFSLRTMSKRGMGGELGIGNKSLAQRIYTDKKFSDIAGNEEVKEEVFELVDYLKNPKKYDAAGARIPKGILLGGPPGTGKTLIAKATAGEANVPFFFISASNFVEMFVGLGAKRVRDMFEDARKHAPAIIFIDELDAVGRSRGAGIGGGNDEREQTLNQLLVEMDGIKENSGVLIMAATNRTDVLDPALLRPGRFDRTITVGLPDIKEREAILKLHSKGKQIDPSINFAQLARRTPGFSGAQLENVINEASLLSVREQTPYITLDQIDEAIDRVMSGPAKKSRTISEKENIAVAYHEAGHAVVGIKLKGGNKVQKITIIPRGQAGGYNLMMPEEEKYNRSKSELIAIITSFMGGRVAEAIIYGKENVSTGASDDIAKATNIARKMVTEWGLSDLGPIKYEEDSSNPFLGRDYMKNSSFSSKVGQEIDEEIRKIILTAEKKAHEIISSNRQLLELIKDALIIKETIVAEEIEYISKNMKLPEALTSTKESLKQEYSETDFNILFNEVSGKKNITNDKYKNDLEKELAKHSIKDDEADKKDEE encoded by the coding sequence ATGAGTGATAAACATAACCAAAATAAAAAAGAAAAGAAAAAAATTGGTTTATTTGGTGTTATAGGTATTTTTATTGGTATTGTAGCTTTGATAGTATTGATACTAATAATTGTAGATCAAATAAGAGAAGCATCTGTACAATATCAAGATATAAGCTTTTTAGAAAAAATAATTAAAGAAACATCAAAAAGCTCTAGCGATTCGCTATATATTAGTAATTGAGTAGAAAATACATATGCTGATACTTTGTCTATAACAGTTTTTGGGTCTTCACATGAATTATCTAATTTACTAGGAATACATAACTACCCATTCACCACATATTCATTTACTGTTAATATAAGTGGTTTATTAGAAAGAGAATTACCATCTTCAGTAATTAAATGAGTAAGTGAAAATCAACCAATAAATAACTATTTTGAGGCTATTAAATGAACAACCACAAATGAACAAAATGTAATTTCTAATATAAGTTCAACTCCAGCCCCAAAAGCAGGAATATATGAAAGATTCATAAGCCCTGCAGTTAATATAATTTTCATTGGTGTGATAATAATTGCTATTGCATTTAGTTTAAGAACAATGAGTAAAAGAGGAATGGGTGGAGAACTAGGTATAGGCAATAAATCATTAGCTCAAAGAATATATACTGATAAGAAGTTTTCTGATATCGCAGGAAACGAAGAAGTAAAAGAAGAAGTTTTTGAACTCGTAGATTATTTGAAAAATCCTAAAAAATACGACGCAGCTGGTGCAAGAATTCCAAAAGGAATTTTATTAGGTGGCCCTCCTGGAACGGGGAAAACATTAATAGCAAAAGCAACAGCAGGTGAGGCAAATGTACCATTCTTCTTTATTTCGGCTTCTAACTTTGTTGAAATGTTTGTTGGACTTGGTGCTAAACGTGTTCGTGACATGTTTGAAGATGCAAGAAAACATGCTCCTGCAATTATTTTTATCGATGAATTAGACGCTGTTGGTAGATCTAGAGGTGCCGGAATAGGTGGCGGAAACGACGAAAGAGAACAAACTCTAAACCAACTATTAGTTGAAATGGATGGTATTAAGGAAAATAGTGGTGTCTTGATTATGGCTGCTACAAATAGAACCGACGTTTTAGATCCAGCCTTATTAAGACCAGGCCGTTTTGATAGAACAATAACTGTAGGATTGCCTGATATAAAAGAAAGAGAAGCAATATTAAAACTTCATTCAAAAGGAAAACAAATTGATCCAAGTATAAACTTTGCACAGCTTGCAAGAAGAACACCAGGTTTTTCTGGAGCTCAATTAGAAAATGTTATTAATGAAGCCTCATTACTAAGTGTAAGAGAACAAACTCCATATATAACTTTAGATCAAATAGATGAAGCTATTGATAGAGTTATGTCTGGTCCAGCTAAAAAATCAAGAACTATTTCTGAAAAAGAAAACATCGCTGTAGCTTACCATGAAGCAGGACATGCGGTTGTTGGTATTAAATTAAAAGGTGGAAATAAAGTTCAAAAAATTACGATCATCCCAAGAGGACAAGCAGGCGGATATAATTTAATGATGCCTGAGGAAGAAAAATACAACCGTTCGAAATCAGAATTAATCGCCATAATCACATCATTCATGGGTGGTCGTGTAGCAGAAGCTATAATTTATGGTAAGGAAAATGTTTCAACAGGTGCTAGTGATGATATTGCAAAAGCAACAAATATTGCCCGTAAAATGGTAACTGAATGAGGTTTATCTGATTTAGGTCCAATTAAATATGAAGAAGATTCTTCTAATCCATTTTTAGGTCGTGATTATATGAAGAATTCATCATTCTCAAGTAAAGTTGGACAAGAGATCGATGAAGAAATAAGAAAAATAATTTTAACAGCAGAAAAGAAAGCACACGAAATTATTTCTTCTAATCGTCAATTATTAGAATTAATTAAAGATGCATTGATTATAAAAGAAACCATAGTAGCCGAAGAAATTGAATACATATCTAAAAATATGAAACTTCCAGAAGCATTAACTTCAACCAAAGAATCGTTAAAACAAGAATATTCAGAAACAGATTTTAATATTTTATTTAACGAAGTTTCGGGTAAAAAAAATATAACTAATGACAAATATAAAAATGATTTAGAAAAAGAATTAGCTAAACATTCTATTAAAGACGACGAAGCTGATAAAAAAGACGAGGAATAA
- the pth gene encoding aminoacyl-tRNA hydrolase has translation MKLIVGLGNPGIEYEKTRHNVGFMVIDKLSEKLDAPLKEKKFNGIFYKDKEVILAKPLTYMNNSGEFVKAIVEYYDILIDDIIIVYDDMDTELGKVTIRQKGSSGGHNGIKSIIQHLKTDEIRRLKIGIGRKDNSVNYVLGKFSFNDLKIMEEVIEASSEALIQFISNDIRYVMNNYSGKIYGK, from the coding sequence ATGAAATTAATAGTAGGACTTGGAAATCCTGGAATTGAATATGAAAAAACAAGACATAATGTTGGGTTTATGGTTATTGACAAACTTTCAGAAAAACTGGATGCCCCATTAAAAGAAAAGAAGTTTAATGGAATTTTTTACAAAGATAAAGAAGTTATTTTAGCTAAACCCTTAACCTATATGAATAACAGCGGAGAGTTTGTTAAGGCTATAGTTGAATATTATGACATTTTAATCGATGATATTATTATAGTCTATGATGATATGGATACTGAATTAGGCAAGGTGACTATTAGACAAAAAGGTTCATCTGGTGGCCATAATGGAATTAAAAGTATTATTCAACATTTAAAAACTGATGAAATTAGAAGATTAAAAATTGGTATTGGAAGAAAAGATAACTCAGTTAATTATGTTCTTGGAAAATTTAGTTTCAATGATTTAAAAATTATGGAAGAAGTAATTGAAGCATCATCAGAAGCCTTAATTCAATTTATAAGCAATGATATTAGATATGTAATGAATAACTATTCAGGAAAAATTTATGGAAAATAA
- the tilS gene encoding tRNA lysidine(34) synthetase TilS, translated as MENNFEINHLKKIFYDEFIKNNVLLNEKFIIGVSGGPDSMWILNLMKDLDIVVAVVNYNKRKDSWKDQQIVEKFCLKNNIKCEVLILDKNQKYDGNFQKIARDQRYQFYKKLYNKYDATKLILAHHKDDALETYLFQKNSKRKPKLYGINILNNLLDMNIFRPMINLWFKDEILDMVNYFEIPYAIDYTNNLPVYTRNKIRLELKNISRDEKDKLFEELININSQLSLKNKEVEKEYLDFKNNNFSYKKLNLDHCYINEILFEFIHKNIADAKVCKNKLNSFKKFIQSEKNYKSFKINDKNFILKDHGTLKIDKK; from the coding sequence ATGGAAAATAATTTCGAAATAAACCATCTTAAAAAAATTTTTTACGACGAGTTTATTAAAAATAATGTTTTGTTAAATGAAAAATTTATCATTGGAGTAAGTGGTGGCCCTGATTCGATGTGAATATTAAATTTGATGAAAGATTTAGATATTGTTGTTGCTGTCGTTAATTATAACAAAAGAAAAGATTCGTGAAAAGATCAACAAATAGTCGAAAAATTTTGTTTAAAAAATAATATAAAATGTGAAGTTTTAATATTAGATAAAAACCAAAAGTATGATGGTAATTTTCAAAAAATTGCAAGAGATCAAAGATATCAATTTTATAAGAAATTGTATAACAAATATGATGCGACCAAATTAATTCTAGCCCACCATAAGGATGATGCGTTAGAAACTTATTTATTTCAAAAAAATAGCAAAAGAAAGCCAAAATTATATGGCATAAATATTTTAAATAATCTGTTAGATATGAATATTTTTAGACCGATGATTAATTTATGATTTAAAGATGAAATTTTAGATATGGTAAATTATTTTGAAATACCTTATGCTATTGATTATACAAATAACCTACCAGTTTATACAAGAAATAAAATACGTTTAGAATTAAAAAATATTTCAAGAGATGAAAAAGATAAATTATTTGAAGAATTAATTAATATAAATAGCCAATTATCATTAAAAAACAAAGAAGTTGAAAAGGAATATTTAGATTTTAAGAATAATAATTTTAGTTATAAAAAATTAAATTTAGATCATTGTTATATAAATGAAATTTTGTTTGAATTTATCCATAAAAATATAGCTGATGCTAAGGTGTGCAAAAATAAGTTAAATTCCTTTAAAAAATTTATTCAATCTGAAAAAAATTACAAAAGTTTTAAAATTAACGACAAAAACTTTATTTTAAAAGATCATGGAACATTAAAAATAGATAAAAAATAA
- a CDS encoding ATP-dependent DNA helicase: protein MEDITSKVIGKFTKILWQSNDKKTVIAAFLIIQNDAKNPVHINAYNSISITFKDNSFDNSKLTINEQLYELSLYKNLASRYPDSYLLNLDELIKLVENTDIKSDKYFYLSRLLRLPIFKNLVSSRAEIIANDLGDNMIDRILNDNTVHFNNFSIKEESWNEFVNIIKENTNYLKDLTELFKIDVSYNFYKIMLNYVDNLSEFIDEYFDNFYQYYFDADEDEKPRLSDIDKIAKKYNPESLKYKNSTYLYHFVQEYFFLSGNTRIKKDDFYNVITSSINDSNLATNIEIFESATKILLNEMMILELEYEDGIYYTTRDVVYMEKYIIKRLKNVEKKSIKKHIKYNENYKLDVQQKEAIKSALDDNLVLITGSPGTGKTLITNEIIDSFLSEFDEDDIAVLTPTGRATININSKQEKNIAQTIHSFLKWDIDNNKFYISEKNSLPIKVLIIDEFSMVSLELFYKLLKGISQYSLAKIILVGDKDQLPAIGSGYLIKDFIENEIFKTIKLTKIYRQAENYEIVNDALKINDGIMPQFEGKSSQFIECKRSLLKNMIISKLEELLDLGYDKKDIAILSPIYKHETGIDELNELLNDYFRKKENQEVVFYNDHDIAINDKVINLVNDSKLKVFNGEIGYISKFSYVISEVKKEKRLSHITVDFENDEKTVTYSRSDFFEKTYPAYCTSVHKYQGSEAKAVIVVLFSEAKRLLSKKLIYTAITRAQQYSVVIGEKEALKIGISNDDDSNRITNIKYLWLKQNIK, encoded by the coding sequence ATGGAAGACATCACTTCAAAGGTTATTGGTAAATTTACAAAAATATTGTGGCAATCAAATGACAAAAAAACTGTTATTGCCGCTTTTTTAATCATTCAAAATGATGCTAAAAATCCTGTGCATATAAATGCATATAATTCAATTTCAATTACATTTAAAGATAATTCATTTGACAATTCAAAGCTTACAATAAATGAACAACTTTATGAACTAAGTTTGTATAAAAATCTTGCATCAAGATATCCTGATAGCTATCTTTTAAATTTAGATGAATTAATTAAGTTAGTTGAAAATACAGATATTAAATCGGATAAATATTTTTATTTATCAAGATTATTAAGGTTACCTATATTTAAGAATCTAGTTTCTTCAAGGGCTGAAATAATTGCAAACGACTTAGGTGATAATATGATCGATAGAATCCTTAATGATAATACTGTTCATTTTAATAATTTTTCTATCAAAGAAGAATCATGAAATGAATTTGTAAATATAATCAAGGAAAACACTAATTATCTTAAGGATCTAACTGAACTTTTTAAAATTGATGTTTCTTATAACTTTTATAAGATAATGCTGAATTATGTTGATAATTTGTCTGAATTTATTGATGAATATTTTGATAATTTTTATCAATATTATTTTGACGCCGATGAAGATGAAAAACCAAGATTATCAGATATAGATAAGATTGCAAAAAAATATAATCCAGAATCTTTAAAATACAAAAATTCAACTTATCTGTATCATTTTGTTCAGGAATATTTCTTTCTATCAGGAAATACAAGAATTAAAAAAGATGATTTTTATAATGTTATAACTTCGAGTATAAATGATTCTAATTTAGCAACAAATATTGAAATTTTTGAATCAGCTACAAAAATATTATTAAATGAAATGATGATTTTAGAATTAGAATATGAAGATGGTATTTACTATACAACAAGAGATGTTGTGTATATGGAAAAATATATTATCAAGCGTTTAAAAAACGTTGAGAAAAAATCTATAAAAAAACATATTAAATATAATGAAAATTATAAACTTGATGTCCAACAAAAAGAAGCTATAAAATCAGCTTTAGATGATAATTTAGTTTTAATAACAGGTTCACCAGGAACTGGAAAAACATTAATAACAAACGAAATAATAGATAGTTTCTTATCTGAGTTTGATGAAGATGATATAGCCGTATTAACGCCAACAGGAAGAGCTACAATTAATATTAATTCCAAACAAGAAAAAAATATTGCTCAGACAATCCATAGTTTTTTAAAATGAGACATTGATAATAATAAATTCTACATAAGTGAAAAGAATTCTCTTCCAATTAAGGTCTTAATAATTGACGAATTTTCAATGGTTTCACTTGAATTATTTTATAAGCTGTTAAAGGGTATTTCTCAATATTCATTAGCAAAAATAATATTAGTTGGCGATAAAGATCAATTACCAGCAATAGGAAGCGGATATTTAATCAAAGATTTTATTGAAAATGAGATATTTAAAACAATAAAACTGACAAAAATATATAGACAAGCCGAAAATTATGAAATAGTTAATGATGCTTTAAAAATTAATGATGGAATAATGCCACAATTTGAAGGCAAAAGCTCTCAATTTATTGAGTGCAAAAGAAGTCTTTTGAAAAATATGATAATCTCAAAACTTGAGGAATTATTAGATTTAGGCTATGATAAAAAAGATATTGCAATTTTAAGTCCAATCTATAAACACGAAACCGGTATTGATGAACTGAATGAACTATTAAATGATTATTTTAGAAAAAAAGAAAATCAAGAGGTTGTTTTTTATAACGATCATGATATTGCAATAAATGATAAAGTAATCAATCTTGTGAATGATTCTAAATTAAAAGTATTCAACGGAGAAATAGGGTACATATCTAAATTCTCATATGTAATTAGTGAGGTTAAAAAAGAAAAAAGACTTTCACATATAACGGTAGATTTTGAAAATGATGAAAAAACTGTTACATATTCACGATCTGATTTTTTTGAAAAAACATATCCTGCTTATTGTACAAGTGTTCATAAGTATCAAGGTAGTGAGGCAAAAGCTGTAATTGTAGTTCTTTTTTCAGAAGCAAAAAGATTATTAAGCAAAAAATTAATATATACAGCAATCACAAGAGCTCAACAATACAGCGTCGTTATTGGTGAAAAAGAAGCGTTAAAAATTGGAATTTCAAATGATGATGATTCAAATAGAATTACAAACATTAAATATTTATGATTGAAACAAAATATTAAGTAA
- a CDS encoding MFS transporter encodes MMKNKIKYSSSLVFSMIGSEAFKLATAVYIYKFTSSFWLVSLLYLLIQVPTFISYLLNKKITERWKLKNILLICDLLSLSILAIILISSFFVIKENISSGDGKTNSYFGFSIFLLVINVFLNIVHSFRFVALKAIIYYLSSNKNDIKTYNFLTVLLTSSSILLGVVLSFVLFSKLPFWSIIVFNMATYLISGILYFKLKPNTKALNTTAEFEQNRITNSLETVKIQSKKYIKNIWIYTIACSFIIGIFLFPRTAGMSQFFNEIKFEASKSSFVLNISFAAFGFAGSVISFLIKDKNIKLIWILIPINLLFIMLMPILFSNMNNVGKNIFYLLLLGIQQIFFSLFLAIFYTNSYLFFKEKQFKQNTIYTLIFRVISSSLIIILLTLITIKLGYFISFSFFALFIISASIVISITEYKIYKYRKKSIDQHNLTSTSK; translated from the coding sequence ATGATGAAAAATAAAATTAAATATTCATCTTCTTTAGTTTTTTCAATGATTGGCTCCGAAGCTTTTAAGTTGGCTACTGCTGTATATATTTATAAGTTTACAAGCAGTTTTTGACTAGTTTCGCTTTTATATTTATTGATACAGGTTCCCACCTTTATTTCTTATTTATTAAATAAAAAAATTACTGAACGTTGAAAATTAAAAAACATTCTTTTGATTTGCGATCTATTAAGTTTATCAATTCTTGCAATTATTTTAATTAGTTCCTTTTTTGTAATTAAAGAAAACATATCCTCCGGTGACGGTAAAACTAATTCATATTTTGGTTTTTCGATTTTTCTTCTAGTTATTAATGTTTTTTTAAATATTGTTCATTCATTTAGATTTGTTGCTCTAAAAGCAATTATATATTATCTGTCGTCGAATAAAAATGATATAAAAACATATAATTTTTTAACAGTATTGTTAACTTCTAGTTCAATTTTATTAGGCGTTGTTTTATCATTTGTTTTATTTTCAAAACTTCCATTTTGGTCAATAATTGTCTTTAATATGGCTACTTATTTAATCTCAGGTATATTGTACTTTAAATTAAAACCAAATACTAAAGCATTAAACACTACAGCAGAGTTTGAACAAAACAGAATAACTAACTCATTAGAAACTGTTAAAATTCAAAGTAAAAAATATATTAAAAACATTTGAATTTATACAATAGCATGCAGTTTTATTATTGGGATATTTTTATTTCCACGAACTGCAGGGATGTCTCAATTTTTCAATGAAATTAAATTTGAAGCATCAAAATCTTCTTTTGTTTTAAATATTTCATTTGCAGCGTTTGGATTTGCCGGTAGTGTTATTTCCTTTTTAATAAAAGATAAAAACATTAAATTGATTTGAATTTTAATTCCAATTAATCTGTTATTTATAATGTTAATGCCTATTTTATTTTCGAACATGAATAATGTTGGTAAAAATATATTTTATTTATTATTACTTGGAATACAACAAATTTTCTTTTCATTATTCCTGGCTATTTTTTATACAAATAGTTACCTATTTTTTAAAGAAAAGCAATTCAAACAAAACACTATTTATACTCTTATTTTTAGAGTAATTTCCTCTTCACTTATCATTATATTGCTAACCTTAATAACAATAAAATTAGGGTATTTTATAAGCTTCTCATTCTTTGCTTTATTTATTATTAGTGCAAGTATTGTTATTTCAATAACTGAATATAAAATTTATAAGTATAGAAAAAAATCAATTGATCAACATAATCTAACATCAACTTCTAAATAA
- the pyk gene encoding pyruvate kinase yields MKFNEQRTKIVATIGPSSENYETMKQLIEAGVTTIRANFSHGTVEDHKRKFEIARQISREIDRPISLMLDTKGPEIRVGKMGEGAIFIPANHILTIKTDKNSYENLIGNQDVITVSYRMDLDVAEGNKVLLDDGKLVTIVKEVKPTEVIVETVNSHKLKTNKRVNIPGVDFSLPFLSEKDIEDIIWGAKYKVDYIAASFVNNASQVKQIRKILDENNGQHIQIISKIESQTAINNIEEIIRASDGIMVARGDLGLEIPYYDVPYWQKKIIRSARIQGKEVIVATQMLDSMENNPLPTRAEVTDVYYAVELGADATMLSGESASGKYPVEAVKTMSKIAKRAEKEYFTELFYEKQIQKVANDQNSRMLIAYEVASILQSGEYKFAIVLSHSGKLLKEVAKYRPNAYIIGVVSDDKLVWSYGITAGVFCEKHSEAVRALIKYNHSAGHQVLKDYGAKKGDKYIVVDSLNITSHEY; encoded by the coding sequence ATGAAATTTAATGAACAAAGAACAAAAATAGTAGCTACAATTGGTCCTTCAAGTGAAAACTATGAAACAATGAAGCAACTTATTGAGGCTGGTGTTACAACTATTAGAGCAAACTTCTCTCACGGTACTGTGGAAGACCATAAAAGAAAGTTTGAGATAGCAAGACAAATTTCAAGAGAGATTGATCGTCCAATATCATTAATGTTGGATACAAAAGGTCCAGAAATTAGAGTAGGAAAAATGGGTGAAGGCGCAATATTTATTCCTGCAAATCATATTTTAACAATTAAAACAGACAAAAATTCATATGAGAATTTAATTGGAAATCAAGATGTAATTACTGTATCATACAGAATGGACCTTGATGTTGCAGAAGGTAATAAAGTTTTATTAGATGATGGAAAGCTTGTAACTATTGTAAAAGAAGTTAAACCAACAGAAGTTATTGTTGAAACTGTTAATAGTCATAAGTTAAAAACAAACAAAAGAGTTAATATTCCAGGAGTAGATTTTTCTTTACCTTTCTTATCAGAAAAAGATATTGAAGATATTATTTGAGGTGCTAAATATAAAGTAGATTATATTGCTGCATCGTTTGTAAATAATGCATCGCAAGTAAAACAAATAAGAAAAATTTTAGATGAAAATAATGGTCAACATATTCAAATAATTTCAAAAATTGAATCACAAACAGCTATCAATAACATTGAAGAAATTATAAGAGCATCAGATGGTATCATGGTTGCAAGAGGTGATTTAGGATTAGAAATTCCTTATTACGATGTTCCTTATTGACAAAAGAAAATTATCCGTAGTGCAAGGATACAAGGTAAGGAAGTTATTGTAGCAACTCAAATGCTAGACTCTATGGAAAATAACCCATTACCAACTAGAGCTGAAGTTACAGACGTTTATTATGCTGTCGAATTAGGTGCTGATGCCACAATGCTTTCTGGAGAATCTGCAAGTGGTAAATATCCTGTTGAGGCAGTAAAAACAATGTCAAAAATTGCAAAACGTGCTGAAAAAGAATATTTTACTGAATTATTCTATGAAAAACAAATTCAAAAAGTAGCCAACGATCAAAATTCAAGAATGTTAATTGCCTACGAAGTGGCTTCAATACTACAAAGTGGAGAATATAAATTTGCAATAGTTCTTTCACACAGTGGTAAATTATTAAAAGAAGTTGCAAAATATAGACCTAACGCTTACATAATAGGTGTTGTTAGTGATGATAAACTTGTTTGAAGTTACGGAATTACAGCTGGAGTATTTTGTGAAAAACATTCAGAAGCAGTAAGAGCTTTGATTAAATATAACCATAGCGCAGGGCACCAAGTTTTAAAAGATTATGGAGCTAAAAAAGGTGACAAGTATATAGTTGTTGATAGTTTAAATATCACTTCTCACGAATATTAA
- the serS gene encoding serine--tRNA ligase, producing MIDLKYLLRNKEDVIKKLKTRNFDHSILDKIYELGDKRNTLIHQLEVLQAQRNKLSEEIGIKKRRNEDCSLLLEEVNKIKKDIEVINDEANEIIQLVDDFRSQIPNIPYDDVPVGKDEEDNICIGEYPNLGRGLVKNVLPHYEIATKLDIVDFTRAVKLAKSRFALYKNDGARLIRALENFMLDTHIKNGYKEIMPMHLVNSNMLYGTGQLPKFAEDLFKIENSDLWLIPTAEVPVTNFHYDEILDLENPIKYVAYTKCFRSEAGSGGKDTKGLIRQHEFHKVELVKFVNEENALDEWQKTVNDAKNILELLEIPYRELLLSTGDMGFGSAKTIDLELWIPSEQRYRETSSISIYKDFQAIRAKIRYRTKDGKTKYAYTINGSGLAIDRVVAAILENYQNKDGSITIPKVLIPYMQKEIIK from the coding sequence ATGATCGATTTAAAATATCTATTAAGAAATAAAGAAGATGTTATAAAAAAGCTTAAGACTAGAAATTTTGACCATTCAATTTTGGATAAAATTTATGAATTAGGAGATAAAAGAAATACTTTAATTCACCAACTTGAAGTTTTACAAGCACAAAGAAATAAATTAAGTGAAGAAATTGGAATTAAGAAAAGAAGAAACGAAGATTGTTCTTTATTATTAGAAGAAGTAAATAAGATAAAAAAAGATATTGAAGTGATTAATGATGAAGCAAACGAAATTATTCAATTAGTTGATGATTTTAGATCTCAAATTCCAAACATTCCATACGATGATGTGCCTGTAGGAAAAGATGAAGAAGATAATATTTGCATAGGTGAATACCCTAATTTAGGACGTGGTCTTGTTAAGAATGTTTTGCCTCATTATGAAATAGCAACTAAATTGGATATCGTTGATTTTACAAGAGCTGTTAAACTGGCTAAATCACGTTTTGCATTATACAAAAATGATGGAGCAAGATTAATTAGAGCATTAGAGAATTTTATGCTTGATACACATATCAAAAATGGATATAAAGAAATAATGCCTATGCACCTTGTAAATTCAAATATGTTATATGGTACAGGACAATTACCTAAATTTGCAGAAGACTTATTTAAGATTGAAAACTCTGATCTTTGATTAATTCCAACAGCAGAAGTGCCGGTTACAAACTTTCATTATGATGAAATACTAGATTTAGAAAATCCAATTAAATATGTTGCTTATACAAAATGTTTTAGATCAGAAGCTGGTAGTGGTGGTAAGGACACTAAAGGTTTAATTAGACAACACGAATTTCATAAAGTTGAACTTGTTAAATTTGTTAATGAAGAAAACGCTCTTGATGAATGACAAAAAACAGTTAATGATGCAAAAAATATTTTAGAATTATTAGAAATTCCTTATAGAGAACTTCTACTTTCTACAGGAGATATGGGATTTGGCTCAGCTAAAACAATTGACCTAGAATTATGAATTCCTTCAGAACAAAGATATCGTGAAACAAGTTCAATCTCAATATATAAAGATTTTCAGGCTATAAGAGCAAAAATTAGATACAGAACAAAAGATGGTAAAACCAAATACGCTTATACAATAAATGGTTCAGGCTTAGCAATTGACCGTGTTGTTGCTGCGATATTAGAAAATTATCAAAACAAAGATGGATCAATTACAATTCCAAAAGTATTAATTCCTTATATGCAAAAAGAAATCATAAAATAA